From Parus major isolate Abel chromosome 1A, Parus_major1.1, whole genome shotgun sequence, the proteins below share one genomic window:
- the GDI2 gene encoding rab GDP dissociation inhibitor beta has protein sequence MNEEYDVIVLGTGLTECILSGIMSVNGKKVLHMDRNSYYGGESASITPLEDLYKRFNLPGTPPESMGRGRDWNVDLIPKFLMANGQLVKMLLYTEVTRYLDFKVIEGSFVYKGGKIYKVPSTEAEALASSLMGLFEKRRFRKFLVYVANFDENDPRTFEGVDPKKTTMRDVYKKFDLGQDVIDFTGHALALYRTDDYLDQPCQETINRIKLYSESLARYGKSPYLYPLYGLGELPQGFARLSAIYGGTYMLNKPIEEIVIENGKVVGVKSEGEVARCKQLICDPSYVSDRVTKVGQVIRVICILSHPIKNTNDANSCQIIIPQNQVNRKSDIYVCMISSAHNVAAQGKYIAIASTTVETAEPEKEIKPALDLLEPIEQKFVSISDLFAPTDLGTESQIFISRTYDATTHFETTCDDIKDIYKRMMGSEFDFEEMKRKKNDIYGEEEQQ, from the exons ATGAATGAGGAGTACGACGTGATCGTGCTGGGCACCGGCCTCACG gaaTGCATCCTCTCTGGGATTATGTCAGTGAACGGAAAGAAAGTCCTTCACATGGATCGGAACTCTTACTACGGAGGGGAAAGTGCATCCATTACACCCCTGGAAGAT CTCTACAAAAGGTTTAATCTCCCGGGAACTCCACCAGAATCTATGGGGCGGGGAAGAGACTGGAACGTGGACCTCATTCCAAAATTCCTTATGGCTAATG GTCAGTTGGTGAAGATGCTGCTTTACACAGAAGTTACTCGTTACTTGGACTTCAAGGTGATCGAGGGCAGCTTCGTCTACAAGGGAGGAAAGATCTACAAAGTTCCTTCCACTGAGGCAGAAGCTTTGGCCTCCA GTTTAATGGGTTTGTTTGAGAAGCGCCGGTTCAGGAAGTTCCTGGTGTACGTGGCCAACTTTGACGAGAACGACCCGCGGACCTTCGAGGGTGTGGATCCCAAGAAAACCACCATGAGGGACGTGTACAAGAAGTTTGACCTGGGCCAAGATGTCATTGACTTCACAGGCCACGCCCTCGCTCTCTACAGGACTGATGA CTATCTAGACCAACCCTGCCAAGAAACAATCAACAGGATCAAGCTGTACAGTGAGTCCCTGGCTCGGTACGGGAAAAGCCCCTACCTGTACCCCCTCTATGGCCTTGGAGAGCTGCCCCAGGGATTTGCGAG GCTCAGTGCAATCTATGGAGGCACCTACATGCTCAACAAACCCATCGAGGAGATCGTCATCGAGAACGGCAAAGTGGTCGGCGTCAAATCCGAGGGGGAG GTGGCTCGCTGCAAACAGCTCATCTGCGACCCCAGCTACGTGTCGGACCGCGTGACCAAGGTGGGCCAGGTGATCCGGGTCATCTGCATCCTGAGCCACCCCATCAAGAACACAAACGATGCCAACTCGTGCCAGATCATCATTCCACAGAACCAGGTCAACCGGAAATCAG ACATCTACGTGTGCATGATCTCCTCGGCGCACAACGTGGCGGCGCAGGGCAAGTACATCGCCATCGCCAGCACCACCGTGGAGACCGCCGAGCCCGAGAAGGAGATCAAGCCAGCCCTGGACCTCCTGGAGCCCATCGAGCAGAA GTTCGTGAGCATCAGCGACCTGTTCGCCCCCACCGACCTGGGCACCGAGAGCCAG ATCTTCATCTCGCGCACCTACGACGCCACCACCCACTTTGAGACGACGTGCGACGACATCAAAGATATTTATAAGAGGATGATGGGATCAGAGTTCGACTTCGAGGAGATGAAACGCAAGAAAAACGACATCTAcggggaggaggagcagcagtaa